In Hemibagrus wyckioides isolate EC202008001 linkage group LG21, SWU_Hwy_1.0, whole genome shotgun sequence, the following proteins share a genomic window:
- the zbtb40 gene encoding zinc finger and BTB domain-containing protein 40 isoform X4, whose product MELPNYSRQLMQQLQTLRKESEFCDCTILVGDTAHPAHKVVLAASSMLFKSLLETSDSISIDTAVVTAQEFTSLLDMAYLGRLVPGKHDFTRLIAAADSLQMFDVAVGCKNILDQLVNQSEDAQGLKHHTEVALRKREQQRLLDGSGPEFASEGHGDSMKSPRNRLESQNEDGAVELLLHKRGALIRTLQDIQPLINILRTWDTLSSQQQHMLLECFEGDPDVDIVFQRLLDQLKDGHGASVHAIVTLLDQIKSLKPDLESAEEKEQTGPDLKGGAVAEVAKSTGHQRELASDLKDYLTGVENVSELLTRTADRCKSEDVKQVLLESSAEQNHGQVLRKLLSTLTERGIEEKSVLLLLKEAEDYSTNNADKRMDDHIGASLLRTFQNRLCALNLEAQIISRSLKEGPDIPSDQREILQEEADSKMEKLLSAALDGGSVQPLTVWRLLFWAATQSPELHRVTQEIRAKPEAQEFIHMAARVDALFKHRKLILETINEIPDLERAAGDLDRDKDIRESCRGADGGTETMQQVLERVLSRESWHVRPLWHLLSTSQTNFPQLSDLIDELGHVDAEHDEETAGSEKEEGEKEEDRTHRRRKGVVVSYSCQWCNKTFDFKCRLLKHQKQCAFCPERVQRCTECPAMFPSVTALQQHQAEVHNGPPVKRKKVEPVTCELCGKSFKHPSGLLYHRRTEHLEERPYACEECGAKFAANSSLKNHMRLHTGEKPYLCKHCDMSFAVAAALSYHTKKKHSEGKMYSCQYCSATFAQSIELTRHVRTHTGDKPYVCRECGKGFKQANGLSVHLQTFHNISDPHDCQKCRVSFSCLEKLREHILDVHPKELHQCPECSKILSTAAQLEKHMSVHDGSKPYSCQSCHKSYQTLSGLWYHNRTTHPDAVTTEGSRSISHLLHCKICDKTFCNRSSLFKHNITKHPETRTVSEKEAQAGAVVWRCVYCPRAMSSEQKLQQHMLSEHVSQQGSVFACAVCSLSFLTEAEYQQHFLINHVQLVQEEALQSPGPTSQMVIQTEDTSAEGTEQIVGLDQSQLAGSQQVFVALGDGGEAAADSGIVAVNMEDLLTGRVTLICEENQ is encoded by the exons ATGGAGCTCCCCAACTACAGCCGTCAGCTCATGCAGCAGCTGCAGACTTTGCGAAAAGAGTCCGAGTTCTGTGACTGCACCATCCTGGTGGGGGACACGGCTCATCCGGCGCACAAAGTGGTCCTGGCCGCCTCCAGCATGCTCTTTAAGTCTCTGCTCGAGACTTCGGACAGCATCTCCATCGACACGGCAGTGGTCACGGCGCAGGAGTTCACGTCTCTGCTGGACATGGCCTACCTGGGGAGGCTGGTGCCGGGCAAACACGACTTCACACGTCTTATCGCCGCTGCAGACAGCCTGCAGATGTTTGACGTGGCTGTGGGTTGCAAGAACATCCTGGACCAGCTTGTGAACCAGTCTGAAGATGCTCAGGGTTTGAAGCATCACACAGAGGTTGCTTTGAGAAAAAGAGAACAGCAAAGATTGCTTGATGGTTCTGGACCAGAGTTTGCATCAGAGGGACATGGGGACAGTATGAAGAGTCCAAGAAACAGACTGGAGTCACAAAatg AAGATGGCGCTGTGGAGCTGCTTTTACACAAACGTGGCGCTCTCATCAGGACCCTGCAGGACATCCAGCCGTTAATTAACATCCTTCGCACCTGGGACACGCTGTCAAGCCAGCAACAGCAT ATGTTGCTGGAGTGTTTTGAAGGAGATCCAGATGTGGACATAGTTTTCCAGCGCCTCTTGGACCAGTTGAAGGATGGGCATGGTGCCTCAGTCCATGCTATTGTTACGCTGCTGGACCAGATAAAGAGCCTAAAGCCTGATCTGGAGTCAGCGGAGGAGAAGGAGCAGACAGGACCGGACCTCAAAG GGGGAGCCGTGGCCGAGGTTGCCAAGTCTACCGGACATCAGCGTGAGCTCGCTTCAGACCTGAAAGACTACCTCACAGGTGTGGAGAACGTATCTGAACTGCTCACCCGGACAGCGGACAGATGCAAGAGCGAAGACGTGAAGCAG GTTCTGCTGGAGTCCAGTGCAGAGCAGAATCATGGGCAGGTGCTGAGGAAGCTGCTGAGCACGCTCACTgagagaggaatagaggaaaaatctgtgctgctgctgctaaagGAGGCTGAGGACTACAGCACAAATAACGCAG ATAAGAGGATGGATGACCACATTGGTGCATCCTTGTTGAGAACTTTCCAGAACAGACTGTGTGCGCTGAACCTTGAGGCTCAGATCATCTCCCGGAGTTTGAAGGAAGGGCCTGACATCCCGTCTGACCAGAgagag atcctGCAGGAAGAGGCTGACAGTAAAATGGAGAAGCTGCTCAGTGCTGCTCTGGATGGAGGTTCGGTTCAGCCTCTGACGGTATGGAGGTTGTTGTTCTGGGCTGCGACTCAGAGCCCTGAGCTCCACCGTGTCACGCAGGAAATCAGGGCGAAACCAGAAGCTCAGGAATTTATCCACATGG cCGCCCGAGTGGATGCCTTGTTCAAGCACAGAAAGCTCATTCTAGAAACAATCAATGAAATCCCTGACCTGGAAAGAGCTGCGGGCGATTTGGACCGCGATAAAGACATccgtgag AGCTGCCGTGGTGCTGACGGAGGAACGGAGACCATGCAGCAGGTCCTGGAGCGAGTACTGAGCAGAGAGTCGTGGCACGTCCGGCCGCTTTGGCACCTCCTGTCCACCAGCCAGACGAACTTCCCCCAGCTTTCTGACCTCATCGACGAGCTCGGCCACGTGG ATGCAGAGCACGATGAGGAGACTGCAGGCTCAGAGAAGGAGGAAGGGGAGAAGGAGGAAGATCGCACACACAGAAGGAGGAAGGGCGTGGTCGTGTCCTACAGCTGCCAGTGGTGCAACAAGACCTTCGACTTCAAGTGTCGTCTGCTGAAGCACCAGAAGCAGTGTGCGTTCTGTCCAGAGAGAGTGCAGCGCTGCACCGAGTGCCCTGCCATGTTTCCGTCAGTCACGGCTCTGCAGCAGCACCAAGCCGAGGTTCACAACGGCCCTCCGGTTAAGAGGAAGAAAGTAGAACCGGTGACGTGTGAGCTCTGTGGAAAGTCCTTTAAACACCCTTCTG GTCTGTTGTACCACAGGCGCACTGAGCATTTGGAGGAACGGCCCTACGCATGTGAGGAATGCGGCGCCAAGTTTGCCGCCAACTCGTCCCTAAAGAACCACATGCGGCTGCACACGGGGGAGAAGCCGTACCTCTGCAAACACTGTGACATGAGTTTCGCCGTGGCCGCCGCACTGTCCTACCACACCAAGAAGAAACACTCGGAGG GTAAGATGTATTCGTGTCAGTACTGCTCAGCTACGTTTGCGCAGTCCATCGAGCTGACACGGCACGTGCGCACGCACACAGGAGACAAACCGTATGTGTGTAGGGAGTGTGGGAAAGGCTTCAAACAAGCCAACGGGCTCTCAGTGCACTTGCAGACCTTCCAca ATATCTCAGACCCGCACGACTGTCAGAAGTGTCGCGTGAGCTTCAGTTGCCTGGAGAAGCTTCGAGAGCACATTCTGGACGTTCACCCTAAAGAACTGCACCAGTGTCCCGAGTGCAGTAAGATCCTGAGCACTGCGGCTCAGCTGGAGAAACACATGAGCGTCCACGACGGCAGCAAACCCTACAGCTGCCAGAGTTGCCACAAATCCTACCAG actcttTCGGGTTTGTGGTACCACAATCGCACCACGCACCCAGACGCAGTGACGACGGAGGGCAGTCGCTCGATTTCACACCTTCTGCACTGTAAAATCTGCGATAAGACATTCTGCAACAGGAGCAGCTTATTTAAACACAATATAACCAAACACCCAG aaacccGTACTGTGAGTGAAAAGGAAGCACAAGCAG gtGCCgttgtgtggaggtgtgtgtactgTCCTCGTGCTATGAGCAGCGAGCAGAAGCTGCAGCAGCACATGTTGAGCGAACATGTGAGCCAGCAGGGATCCGTGTTTGCCTGCGCCGTCTGCTCGCTTTCCTTCCTAACCGAAGCCGAGTACCAGCAGCACTTCCTCATCAACCACGTGCAGCTTGTCCAGGAGGAGGCGTTACAGTCTCCTGGCCCCACCTCCCAAATG GTGATCCAGACTGAAGATACCTCAGCTGAAGGGACGGAACAGATCGTAGGGCTCGACCAATCACAGCTGGCTGGTTCTCAGCAGGTGTTTGTTGCCCTGGGAGACGGCGGCGAGGCAGCGGCCGACTCGGGGATCGTTGCCGTTAATATGGAGGACTTGCTGACGGGACGCGTCACGCTGATCTGTGAGGAGAACCAGTAG
- the zbtb40 gene encoding zinc finger and BTB domain-containing protein 40 isoform X1: protein MELPNYSRQLMQQLQTLRKESEFCDCTILVGDTAHPAHKVVLAASSMLFKSLLETSDSISIDTAVVTAQEFTSLLDMAYLGRLVPGKHDFTRLIAAADSLQMFDVAVGCKNILDQLVNQSEDAQGLKHHTEVALRKREQQRLLDGSGPEFASEGHGDSMKSPRNRLESQNEDGAVELLLHKRGALIRTLQDIQPLINILRTWDTLSSQQQHMLLECFEGDPDVDIVFQRLLDQLKDGHGASVHAIVTLLDQIKSLKPDLESAEEKEQTGPDLKGGAVAEVAKSTGHQRELASDLKDYLTGVENVSELLTRTADRCKSEDVKQVLLESSAEQNHGQVLRKLLSTLTERGIEEKSVLLLLKEAEDYSTNNADKRMDDHIGASLLRTFQNRLCALNLEAQIISRSLKEGPDIPSDQREILQEEADSKMEKLLSAALDGGSVQPLTVWRLLFWAATQSPELHRVTQEIRAKPEAQEFIHMAARVDALFKHRKLILETINEIPDLERAAGDLDRDKDIREFLQSCRGADGGTETMQQVLERVLSRESWHVRPLWHLLSTSQTNFPQLSDLIDELGHVDAEHDEETAGSEKEEGEKEEDRTHRRRKGVVVSYSCQWCNKTFDFKCRLLKHQKQCAFCPERVQRCTECPAMFPSVTALQQHQAEVHNGPPVKRKKVEPVTCELCGKSFKHPSGLLYHRRTEHLEERPYACEECGAKFAANSSLKNHMRLHTGEKPYLCKHCDMSFAVAAALSYHTKKKHSEGKMYSCQYCSATFAQSIELTRHVRTHTGDKPYVCRECGKGFKQANGLSVHLQTFHNISDPHDCQKCRVSFSCLEKLREHILDVHPKELHQCPECSKILSTAAQLEKHMSVHDGSKPYSCQSCHKSYQTLSGLWYHNRTTHPDAVTTEGSRSISHLLHCKICDKTFCNRSSLFKHNITKHPETRTVSEKEAQAGAVVWRCVYCPRAMSSEQKLQQHMLSEHVSQQGSVFACAVCSLSFLTEAEYQQHFLINHVQLVQEEALQSPGPTSQMVIQTEDTSAEGTEQIVGLDQSQLAGSQQVFVALGDGGEAAADSGIVAVNMEDLLTGRVTLICEENQ from the exons ATGGAGCTCCCCAACTACAGCCGTCAGCTCATGCAGCAGCTGCAGACTTTGCGAAAAGAGTCCGAGTTCTGTGACTGCACCATCCTGGTGGGGGACACGGCTCATCCGGCGCACAAAGTGGTCCTGGCCGCCTCCAGCATGCTCTTTAAGTCTCTGCTCGAGACTTCGGACAGCATCTCCATCGACACGGCAGTGGTCACGGCGCAGGAGTTCACGTCTCTGCTGGACATGGCCTACCTGGGGAGGCTGGTGCCGGGCAAACACGACTTCACACGTCTTATCGCCGCTGCAGACAGCCTGCAGATGTTTGACGTGGCTGTGGGTTGCAAGAACATCCTGGACCAGCTTGTGAACCAGTCTGAAGATGCTCAGGGTTTGAAGCATCACACAGAGGTTGCTTTGAGAAAAAGAGAACAGCAAAGATTGCTTGATGGTTCTGGACCAGAGTTTGCATCAGAGGGACATGGGGACAGTATGAAGAGTCCAAGAAACAGACTGGAGTCACAAAatg AAGATGGCGCTGTGGAGCTGCTTTTACACAAACGTGGCGCTCTCATCAGGACCCTGCAGGACATCCAGCCGTTAATTAACATCCTTCGCACCTGGGACACGCTGTCAAGCCAGCAACAGCAT ATGTTGCTGGAGTGTTTTGAAGGAGATCCAGATGTGGACATAGTTTTCCAGCGCCTCTTGGACCAGTTGAAGGATGGGCATGGTGCCTCAGTCCATGCTATTGTTACGCTGCTGGACCAGATAAAGAGCCTAAAGCCTGATCTGGAGTCAGCGGAGGAGAAGGAGCAGACAGGACCGGACCTCAAAG GGGGAGCCGTGGCCGAGGTTGCCAAGTCTACCGGACATCAGCGTGAGCTCGCTTCAGACCTGAAAGACTACCTCACAGGTGTGGAGAACGTATCTGAACTGCTCACCCGGACAGCGGACAGATGCAAGAGCGAAGACGTGAAGCAG GTTCTGCTGGAGTCCAGTGCAGAGCAGAATCATGGGCAGGTGCTGAGGAAGCTGCTGAGCACGCTCACTgagagaggaatagaggaaaaatctgtgctgctgctgctaaagGAGGCTGAGGACTACAGCACAAATAACGCAG ATAAGAGGATGGATGACCACATTGGTGCATCCTTGTTGAGAACTTTCCAGAACAGACTGTGTGCGCTGAACCTTGAGGCTCAGATCATCTCCCGGAGTTTGAAGGAAGGGCCTGACATCCCGTCTGACCAGAgagag atcctGCAGGAAGAGGCTGACAGTAAAATGGAGAAGCTGCTCAGTGCTGCTCTGGATGGAGGTTCGGTTCAGCCTCTGACGGTATGGAGGTTGTTGTTCTGGGCTGCGACTCAGAGCCCTGAGCTCCACCGTGTCACGCAGGAAATCAGGGCGAAACCAGAAGCTCAGGAATTTATCCACATGG cCGCCCGAGTGGATGCCTTGTTCAAGCACAGAAAGCTCATTCTAGAAACAATCAATGAAATCCCTGACCTGGAAAGAGCTGCGGGCGATTTGGACCGCGATAAAGACATccgtgag TTCCTGCAGAGCTGCCGTGGTGCTGACGGAGGAACGGAGACCATGCAGCAGGTCCTGGAGCGAGTACTGAGCAGAGAGTCGTGGCACGTCCGGCCGCTTTGGCACCTCCTGTCCACCAGCCAGACGAACTTCCCCCAGCTTTCTGACCTCATCGACGAGCTCGGCCACGTGG ATGCAGAGCACGATGAGGAGACTGCAGGCTCAGAGAAGGAGGAAGGGGAGAAGGAGGAAGATCGCACACACAGAAGGAGGAAGGGCGTGGTCGTGTCCTACAGCTGCCAGTGGTGCAACAAGACCTTCGACTTCAAGTGTCGTCTGCTGAAGCACCAGAAGCAGTGTGCGTTCTGTCCAGAGAGAGTGCAGCGCTGCACCGAGTGCCCTGCCATGTTTCCGTCAGTCACGGCTCTGCAGCAGCACCAAGCCGAGGTTCACAACGGCCCTCCGGTTAAGAGGAAGAAAGTAGAACCGGTGACGTGTGAGCTCTGTGGAAAGTCCTTTAAACACCCTTCTG GTCTGTTGTACCACAGGCGCACTGAGCATTTGGAGGAACGGCCCTACGCATGTGAGGAATGCGGCGCCAAGTTTGCCGCCAACTCGTCCCTAAAGAACCACATGCGGCTGCACACGGGGGAGAAGCCGTACCTCTGCAAACACTGTGACATGAGTTTCGCCGTGGCCGCCGCACTGTCCTACCACACCAAGAAGAAACACTCGGAGG GTAAGATGTATTCGTGTCAGTACTGCTCAGCTACGTTTGCGCAGTCCATCGAGCTGACACGGCACGTGCGCACGCACACAGGAGACAAACCGTATGTGTGTAGGGAGTGTGGGAAAGGCTTCAAACAAGCCAACGGGCTCTCAGTGCACTTGCAGACCTTCCAca ATATCTCAGACCCGCACGACTGTCAGAAGTGTCGCGTGAGCTTCAGTTGCCTGGAGAAGCTTCGAGAGCACATTCTGGACGTTCACCCTAAAGAACTGCACCAGTGTCCCGAGTGCAGTAAGATCCTGAGCACTGCGGCTCAGCTGGAGAAACACATGAGCGTCCACGACGGCAGCAAACCCTACAGCTGCCAGAGTTGCCACAAATCCTACCAG actcttTCGGGTTTGTGGTACCACAATCGCACCACGCACCCAGACGCAGTGACGACGGAGGGCAGTCGCTCGATTTCACACCTTCTGCACTGTAAAATCTGCGATAAGACATTCTGCAACAGGAGCAGCTTATTTAAACACAATATAACCAAACACCCAG aaacccGTACTGTGAGTGAAAAGGAAGCACAAGCAG gtGCCgttgtgtggaggtgtgtgtactgTCCTCGTGCTATGAGCAGCGAGCAGAAGCTGCAGCAGCACATGTTGAGCGAACATGTGAGCCAGCAGGGATCCGTGTTTGCCTGCGCCGTCTGCTCGCTTTCCTTCCTAACCGAAGCCGAGTACCAGCAGCACTTCCTCATCAACCACGTGCAGCTTGTCCAGGAGGAGGCGTTACAGTCTCCTGGCCCCACCTCCCAAATG GTGATCCAGACTGAAGATACCTCAGCTGAAGGGACGGAACAGATCGTAGGGCTCGACCAATCACAGCTGGCTGGTTCTCAGCAGGTGTTTGTTGCCCTGGGAGACGGCGGCGAGGCAGCGGCCGACTCGGGGATCGTTGCCGTTAATATGGAGGACTTGCTGACGGGACGCGTCACGCTGATCTGTGAGGAGAACCAGTAG
- the zbtb40 gene encoding zinc finger and BTB domain-containing protein 40 isoform X3, with amino-acid sequence MELPNYSRQLMQQLQTLRKESEFCDCTILVGDTAHPAHKVVLAASSMLFKSLLETSDSISIDTAVVTAQEFTSLLDMAYLGRLVPGKHDFTRLIAAADSLQMFDVAVGCKNILDQLVNQSEDAQGLKHHTEVALRKREQQRLLDGSGPEFASEGHGDSMKSPRNRLESQNEDGAVELLLHKRGALIRTLQDIQPLINILRTWDTLSSQQQHMLLECFEGDPDVDIVFQRLLDQLKDGHGASVHAIVTLLDQIKSLKPDLESAEEKEQTGPDLKGGAVAEVAKSTGHQRELASDLKDYLTGVENVSELLTRTADRCKSEDVKQVLLESSAEQNHGQVLRKLLSTLTERGIEEKSVLLLLKEAEDYSTNNADKRMDDHIGASLLRTFQNRLCALNLEAQIISRSLKEGPDIPSDQREILQEEADSKMEKLLSAALDGGSVQPLTVWRLLFWAATQSPELHRVTQEIRAKPEAQEFIHMAARVDALFKHRKLILETINEIPDLERAAGDLDRDKDIREFLQSCRGADGGTETMQQVLERVLSRESWHVRPLWHLLSTSQTNFPQLSDLIDELGHVEHDEETAGSEKEEGEKEEDRTHRRRKGVVVSYSCQWCNKTFDFKCRLLKHQKQCAFCPERVQRCTECPAMFPSVTALQQHQAEVHNGPPVKRKKVEPVTCELCGKSFKHPSGLLYHRRTEHLEERPYACEECGAKFAANSSLKNHMRLHTGEKPYLCKHCDMSFAVAAALSYHTKKKHSEGKMYSCQYCSATFAQSIELTRHVRTHTGDKPYVCRECGKGFKQANGLSVHLQTFHNISDPHDCQKCRVSFSCLEKLREHILDVHPKELHQCPECSKILSTAAQLEKHMSVHDGSKPYSCQSCHKSYQTLSGLWYHNRTTHPDAVTTEGSRSISHLLHCKICDKTFCNRSSLFKHNITKHPETRTVSEKEAQAGAVVWRCVYCPRAMSSEQKLQQHMLSEHVSQQGSVFACAVCSLSFLTEAEYQQHFLINHVQLVQEEALQSPGPTSQMVIQTEDTSAEGTEQIVGLDQSQLAGSQQVFVALGDGGEAAADSGIVAVNMEDLLTGRVTLICEENQ; translated from the exons ATGGAGCTCCCCAACTACAGCCGTCAGCTCATGCAGCAGCTGCAGACTTTGCGAAAAGAGTCCGAGTTCTGTGACTGCACCATCCTGGTGGGGGACACGGCTCATCCGGCGCACAAAGTGGTCCTGGCCGCCTCCAGCATGCTCTTTAAGTCTCTGCTCGAGACTTCGGACAGCATCTCCATCGACACGGCAGTGGTCACGGCGCAGGAGTTCACGTCTCTGCTGGACATGGCCTACCTGGGGAGGCTGGTGCCGGGCAAACACGACTTCACACGTCTTATCGCCGCTGCAGACAGCCTGCAGATGTTTGACGTGGCTGTGGGTTGCAAGAACATCCTGGACCAGCTTGTGAACCAGTCTGAAGATGCTCAGGGTTTGAAGCATCACACAGAGGTTGCTTTGAGAAAAAGAGAACAGCAAAGATTGCTTGATGGTTCTGGACCAGAGTTTGCATCAGAGGGACATGGGGACAGTATGAAGAGTCCAAGAAACAGACTGGAGTCACAAAatg AAGATGGCGCTGTGGAGCTGCTTTTACACAAACGTGGCGCTCTCATCAGGACCCTGCAGGACATCCAGCCGTTAATTAACATCCTTCGCACCTGGGACACGCTGTCAAGCCAGCAACAGCAT ATGTTGCTGGAGTGTTTTGAAGGAGATCCAGATGTGGACATAGTTTTCCAGCGCCTCTTGGACCAGTTGAAGGATGGGCATGGTGCCTCAGTCCATGCTATTGTTACGCTGCTGGACCAGATAAAGAGCCTAAAGCCTGATCTGGAGTCAGCGGAGGAGAAGGAGCAGACAGGACCGGACCTCAAAG GGGGAGCCGTGGCCGAGGTTGCCAAGTCTACCGGACATCAGCGTGAGCTCGCTTCAGACCTGAAAGACTACCTCACAGGTGTGGAGAACGTATCTGAACTGCTCACCCGGACAGCGGACAGATGCAAGAGCGAAGACGTGAAGCAG GTTCTGCTGGAGTCCAGTGCAGAGCAGAATCATGGGCAGGTGCTGAGGAAGCTGCTGAGCACGCTCACTgagagaggaatagaggaaaaatctgtgctgctgctgctaaagGAGGCTGAGGACTACAGCACAAATAACGCAG ATAAGAGGATGGATGACCACATTGGTGCATCCTTGTTGAGAACTTTCCAGAACAGACTGTGTGCGCTGAACCTTGAGGCTCAGATCATCTCCCGGAGTTTGAAGGAAGGGCCTGACATCCCGTCTGACCAGAgagag atcctGCAGGAAGAGGCTGACAGTAAAATGGAGAAGCTGCTCAGTGCTGCTCTGGATGGAGGTTCGGTTCAGCCTCTGACGGTATGGAGGTTGTTGTTCTGGGCTGCGACTCAGAGCCCTGAGCTCCACCGTGTCACGCAGGAAATCAGGGCGAAACCAGAAGCTCAGGAATTTATCCACATGG cCGCCCGAGTGGATGCCTTGTTCAAGCACAGAAAGCTCATTCTAGAAACAATCAATGAAATCCCTGACCTGGAAAGAGCTGCGGGCGATTTGGACCGCGATAAAGACATccgtgag TTCCTGCAGAGCTGCCGTGGTGCTGACGGAGGAACGGAGACCATGCAGCAGGTCCTGGAGCGAGTACTGAGCAGAGAGTCGTGGCACGTCCGGCCGCTTTGGCACCTCCTGTCCACCAGCCAGACGAACTTCCCCCAGCTTTCTGACCTCATCGACGAGCTCGGCCACGTGG AGCACGATGAGGAGACTGCAGGCTCAGAGAAGGAGGAAGGGGAGAAGGAGGAAGATCGCACACACAGAAGGAGGAAGGGCGTGGTCGTGTCCTACAGCTGCCAGTGGTGCAACAAGACCTTCGACTTCAAGTGTCGTCTGCTGAAGCACCAGAAGCAGTGTGCGTTCTGTCCAGAGAGAGTGCAGCGCTGCACCGAGTGCCCTGCCATGTTTCCGTCAGTCACGGCTCTGCAGCAGCACCAAGCCGAGGTTCACAACGGCCCTCCGGTTAAGAGGAAGAAAGTAGAACCGGTGACGTGTGAGCTCTGTGGAAAGTCCTTTAAACACCCTTCTG GTCTGTTGTACCACAGGCGCACTGAGCATTTGGAGGAACGGCCCTACGCATGTGAGGAATGCGGCGCCAAGTTTGCCGCCAACTCGTCCCTAAAGAACCACATGCGGCTGCACACGGGGGAGAAGCCGTACCTCTGCAAACACTGTGACATGAGTTTCGCCGTGGCCGCCGCACTGTCCTACCACACCAAGAAGAAACACTCGGAGG GTAAGATGTATTCGTGTCAGTACTGCTCAGCTACGTTTGCGCAGTCCATCGAGCTGACACGGCACGTGCGCACGCACACAGGAGACAAACCGTATGTGTGTAGGGAGTGTGGGAAAGGCTTCAAACAAGCCAACGGGCTCTCAGTGCACTTGCAGACCTTCCAca ATATCTCAGACCCGCACGACTGTCAGAAGTGTCGCGTGAGCTTCAGTTGCCTGGAGAAGCTTCGAGAGCACATTCTGGACGTTCACCCTAAAGAACTGCACCAGTGTCCCGAGTGCAGTAAGATCCTGAGCACTGCGGCTCAGCTGGAGAAACACATGAGCGTCCACGACGGCAGCAAACCCTACAGCTGCCAGAGTTGCCACAAATCCTACCAG actcttTCGGGTTTGTGGTACCACAATCGCACCACGCACCCAGACGCAGTGACGACGGAGGGCAGTCGCTCGATTTCACACCTTCTGCACTGTAAAATCTGCGATAAGACATTCTGCAACAGGAGCAGCTTATTTAAACACAATATAACCAAACACCCAG aaacccGTACTGTGAGTGAAAAGGAAGCACAAGCAG gtGCCgttgtgtggaggtgtgtgtactgTCCTCGTGCTATGAGCAGCGAGCAGAAGCTGCAGCAGCACATGTTGAGCGAACATGTGAGCCAGCAGGGATCCGTGTTTGCCTGCGCCGTCTGCTCGCTTTCCTTCCTAACCGAAGCCGAGTACCAGCAGCACTTCCTCATCAACCACGTGCAGCTTGTCCAGGAGGAGGCGTTACAGTCTCCTGGCCCCACCTCCCAAATG GTGATCCAGACTGAAGATACCTCAGCTGAAGGGACGGAACAGATCGTAGGGCTCGACCAATCACAGCTGGCTGGTTCTCAGCAGGTGTTTGTTGCCCTGGGAGACGGCGGCGAGGCAGCGGCCGACTCGGGGATCGTTGCCGTTAATATGGAGGACTTGCTGACGGGACGCGTCACGCTGATCTGTGAGGAGAACCAGTAG